In Oryza sativa Japonica Group chromosome 3, ASM3414082v1, one DNA window encodes the following:
- the LOC4334849 gene encoding protein EXPORTIN 1A isoform X2, whose product MSCMHPYYPYVPFFFFQRNAADQILRDLQNNPDMWLQVVHILQNSHNLNTKFFALQVLESVIKYRWNALPTEQRDGIKNYISDVIVQLSSNEASFRQERLYVNKLNIILVQVLKHEWPARWSSFVPDLVAAAKSSETICENCMAILKLLSEEIFDFSRGEMTQQKIKELKSSLNSEFRLIHELCLYVLSATQRPELIRATLATLHAFLSWIPVGFIFESPLLETLLKFFPMAAYRNLTLQCLTEVAALQFGDFYNVQYVKMYTIFMMQLQAILPPGTIPDAYANGSSEEQAFIQNLALFFTSFFKNHMRILEASPENRAALLLGLEYLIGISYVDDTEVFKVCLDYWNVFVLELFEAHNQMEPAASVNMMGLQAQMLPGVDGTITAVQQRRQLYSGPLSKLRMLMICRMAKPEEVLIVEDENGNIVRETMKDNDVLVQYKIMRETLIYLSHLDHEDTEQQMLKKLSKQLNGEDWSWNNLNTLCWAIGSISGSMVEEQENRFLVMVIRDLLNLCEITKGKDNKAVIASNIMYVVGQYPRFLRAHWKFLKTVVNKLFEFMHEMHPGVQDMACDTFLKIVQKCKRKFVTQQVGENEPFVSELLSSLATTIGDLEPHQIHTFYESVGHMIQAESDNTKRDEYLKRLMSLPNQKWAEIIGQASQSIDILKNQDVIRSVLNILQTNTSVASSLGPHFFPQISLIFLDMLTVYRMYSELVSSTIAEGGPFASRTSFVKLLRSVKRETLKLIETFVDKAEDLPHIGKQFVPPMMDPILADYARNVPDARESEVLSLFATIINKYKGEMLEDVPRIFEAVFQCTLEMITKNFEDYPEHRLKFFSLLRAIGTHCFQALIQLSSQQLKLVIDSINWAFRHTERNIAETGLSLLLEILKNFQASGFQNQFYKTYFLNIEQEIFAVLTDTFHKPGFKLHVLVLQHLFCVVDGLTEPLWDASSVPYQYTDNAMFVRDYTIKLLGSSFPNMTPTEVTKFVDGLLSSKHDLPSFKNHIRDFLVQSKEFSAQDNKDLYAEEAAAQRERERQRMLAIPGLIAPSELQDEMVDS is encoded by the exons AtgtcatgcatgcatccatattATCCTTATGtgccttttttcttctttcagaGGAATGCCGCTGATCAGATACTACGGGATCTACAGAATAATCCAGATATGTGGCTGCAGGTGGTCCACATTCTGCAGAATTCTCACAACTTGAACACCAAGTTCTTTGCCCTCCAA GTACTTGAAAGTGTTATAAAGTATAGGTGGAATGCATTGCCAACTGAACAACGTGATGGCATCAAGAATTACATATCTGATGTTATTGTCCAG CTCTCCAGTAATGAGGCTTCTTTTCGGCAAGAGAGACTTTATGTTAATAAACTCAACATTATACTGGTGCAG GTTCTGAAGCATGAGTGGCCAGCTAGGTGGTCATCTTTCGTTCCTGACCTTGTTGCTGCTGCAAAGAGTAGTGAAACCATATGCGAAAATTGCATGGCTATATTGAAG CTTTTAAGCGAAGAAATTTTTGATTTTTCAAGAGGTGAAATGACACAACAGAAGATTAAAGAACTGAAGTCATCACTTAACAG TGAATTTCGTCTTATTCATGAGCTATGTTTATATGTCCTATCTGCAACACAAAGACCTGAGCTCATCCGTGCTACACTGGCTACACTTCATGCTTTCTTATCATGGATACCAGTGGGCTTCATATTTGAGTCACCTTTG CTGGAGACATTACTGAAGTTCTTTCCTATGGCTGCTTATCGGAACCTTACACTCCAGTGCCTTACAGAG GTCGCTGCTCTTCAGTTTGGTGATTTTTATAATGTGCAGTATGTGAAGATGTATACGATTTTCATGATGCAGTTGCAG GCTATTCTTCCTCCTGGAACAATTCCTGATGCTTATGCTAATGGCTCCAGTGAAGAACAG GCATTCATACAAAATCTAGCTCTTTTTTTCACTTCTTTCTTCAAG AATCACATGCGCATATTGGAGGCATCTCCAGAAAATAGAGCTGCATTACTTCTGGGCCTTGAGTACCTCATTGGAATTTCATATGTTGATGACACAGAGGTTTTTAAG GTGTGTTTGGATTACTGGAATGTGTTTGTTTTAGAGCTATTTGAAGCACACAATCAAATGGAGCCTGCAGCATCTGTAAACATGATGGGACTTCAG GCTCAGATGCTCCCTGGAGTTGATGGCACCATCACAGCTGTTCAGCAGAGGCGTCAGCTTTACTCAGGCCCACTATCAAAATTACGAATGTTGATGATTTGTCGGATGGCAAAACCAGAGGAGGTACTGATTGTGGAAGATGAAAATGGGAATATTGTACGTGAAACAATGAAAGACAACGATGTTCTTGTCCAGTATAAG ATTATGAGGGAAACACTGATCTACTTGTCTCATCTTGATCATGAGGATACAGAGCAGCAA ATGCTGAAGAAATTGAGTAAGCAATTAAATGGAGAAGACTGGAGTTGGAATAACCTCAATACTCTCTGCTGGGCAATCGGATCAATATCTGGTTCTATGGTGGAGGAACAG GAAAATAGGTTCTTGGTAATGGTTATTCGCGATTTATTAAATCTCTGTGAAATCACAAAGGGGAAGGATAATAAAGCTGTGATTGCCAGTAACATCAT GTATGTTGTTGGTCAGTACCCAAGATTTCTCAGGGCTCATTGGAAGTTCTTGAAAACGGTGGTTAACAAACTATTTGAGTTCATGCATGAGATGCATCCTGGAGTTCAG GATATGGCGTGTGATACTTTTCTGAAAATTGTTCAGAAATGCAAGCGCAAATTTGTCACACAACAG GTGGGCGAGAACGAACCATTTGTTTCTGAACTGTTGTCCAGCCTTGCCACGACAATTGGTGATCTTGAGCCGCACCAGATTCATACGTTTTATGAATCG GTTGGCCACATGATTCAAGCTGAATCTGATAACACTAAGAGAGATGAATACCTCAAAAGACTGATGAGCCTCCCTAATCAG AAATGGGCCGAGATAATTGGACAGGCAAGCCAAAGCATTGATATCCTGAAGAACCAGGATGTTATTAGATCTGTTCTTAACATCCTGCAG ACAAACACAAGTGTTGCTAGCTCACTTGGACCACACTTTTTCCCGCAAATTTCCCTAATCTTTCTTGACATGTTGACAGTTTACAG AATGTACAGTGAGCTTGTATCAAGCACCATTGCTGAAGGGGGACCTTTTGCCTCAAGGACCTCCTTTGTAAAACTCCTTAG ATCTGTCAAGAGGGAAACATTGAAATTGATTGAGACTTTTGTGGACAAAGCTGAAGATCTACCACACATTGGGAAACAGTTTGTTCCTCCTATGATGGATCCTATTCTTGCTGACTATGCTAGAAATGTTCCCGATGCTAGGGAATCTGAAGTTCTGTCCCTGTTTGCGACGATCATAAACAA ATACAAAGGTGAAATGCTTGAAGACGTGCCTCGCATATTTGAGGCTGTTTTCCAGTGCACTCTTGAG ATGATCACTAAAAACTTTGAAGATTACCCGGAGCATCGCCTCAAATTTTTCTCTTTGCTTCGTGCGATTGGCACCCATTGCTTCCAAGCATTAATTCAGCTTTCAAGTCAG CAATTgaaacttgtgattgactctaTCAACTGGGCATTTAGACATACAGAGAGAAACATCGCAGAGACTGGTCTCAGTCTATTGCTGGAAATTTTAAAGAACTTTCAG GCCTCAGGATTCCAAAATCAATTCTACAAAACTTATTTTTTGAATATTGAACAAGAGATCTTTGCAGTTCTGACAGACACATTCCACAAGCCTGGTTTCAAgcttcatgttttggtgctgcaGCACTTATTTTGTGTG GTTGATGGTCTGACGGAGCCTCTCTGGGATGCATCCTCAGTACCATACCAATATACTGACAACGCTATGTTTGTCCGAGATTACACAATAAAACTTTTAGGTTCATCATTTCCCAACATGACACCTACTGAG GTTACAAAATTTGTTGATGGGCTTCTTAGTTCAAAACATGACCTTCCAAGCTTCAAAAACCATATTAGGGATTTCCTGGTGCAATCAAAGGAGTTCTCGGCTCAG GATAATAAGGATTTGTATGCTGAAGAGGCTGCTGCACAAAGAGAGAGGGAGCGTCAACGAATGCTTGCCATTCCAGGGCTTATTGCCCCAAGCGAATTACAAGATGAGATGGTTGATTCATAA
- the LOC4334849 gene encoding protein EXPORTIN 1A isoform X1 — protein sequence MAEKLRDLSQPIDVPLLDATVAAFYGTGSKEERNAADQILRDLQNNPDMWLQVVHILQNSHNLNTKFFALQVLESVIKYRWNALPTEQRDGIKNYISDVIVQLSSNEASFRQERLYVNKLNIILVQVLKHEWPARWSSFVPDLVAAAKSSETICENCMAILKLLSEEIFDFSRGEMTQQKIKELKSSLNSEFRLIHELCLYVLSATQRPELIRATLATLHAFLSWIPVGFIFESPLLETLLKFFPMAAYRNLTLQCLTEVAALQFGDFYNVQYVKMYTIFMMQLQAILPPGTIPDAYANGSSEEQAFIQNLALFFTSFFKNHMRILEASPENRAALLLGLEYLIGISYVDDTEVFKVCLDYWNVFVLELFEAHNQMEPAASVNMMGLQAQMLPGVDGTITAVQQRRQLYSGPLSKLRMLMICRMAKPEEVLIVEDENGNIVRETMKDNDVLVQYKIMRETLIYLSHLDHEDTEQQMLKKLSKQLNGEDWSWNNLNTLCWAIGSISGSMVEEQENRFLVMVIRDLLNLCEITKGKDNKAVIASNIMYVVGQYPRFLRAHWKFLKTVVNKLFEFMHEMHPGVQDMACDTFLKIVQKCKRKFVTQQVGENEPFVSELLSSLATTIGDLEPHQIHTFYESVGHMIQAESDNTKRDEYLKRLMSLPNQKWAEIIGQASQSIDILKNQDVIRSVLNILQTNTSVASSLGPHFFPQISLIFLDMLTVYRMYSELVSSTIAEGGPFASRTSFVKLLRSVKRETLKLIETFVDKAEDLPHIGKQFVPPMMDPILADYARNVPDARESEVLSLFATIINKYKGEMLEDVPRIFEAVFQCTLEMITKNFEDYPEHRLKFFSLLRAIGTHCFQALIQLSSQQLKLVIDSINWAFRHTERNIAETGLSLLLEILKNFQASGFQNQFYKTYFLNIEQEIFAVLTDTFHKPGFKLHVLVLQHLFCVVDGLTEPLWDASSVPYQYTDNAMFVRDYTIKLLGSSFPNMTPTEVTKFVDGLLSSKHDLPSFKNHIRDFLVQSKEFSAQDNKDLYAEEAAAQRERERQRMLAIPGLIAPSELQDEMVDS from the exons atggcggagAAGCTGAGGGATCTGAGCCAGCCCATAGACGTCCCGCTGCTGGACGCCACTGTCGCCGCCTTCTACGGCACCGGATCTAAGGAAGAG aGGAATGCCGCTGATCAGATACTACGGGATCTACAGAATAATCCAGATATGTGGCTGCAGGTGGTCCACATTCTGCAGAATTCTCACAACTTGAACACCAAGTTCTTTGCCCTCCAA GTACTTGAAAGTGTTATAAAGTATAGGTGGAATGCATTGCCAACTGAACAACGTGATGGCATCAAGAATTACATATCTGATGTTATTGTCCAG CTCTCCAGTAATGAGGCTTCTTTTCGGCAAGAGAGACTTTATGTTAATAAACTCAACATTATACTGGTGCAG GTTCTGAAGCATGAGTGGCCAGCTAGGTGGTCATCTTTCGTTCCTGACCTTGTTGCTGCTGCAAAGAGTAGTGAAACCATATGCGAAAATTGCATGGCTATATTGAAG CTTTTAAGCGAAGAAATTTTTGATTTTTCAAGAGGTGAAATGACACAACAGAAGATTAAAGAACTGAAGTCATCACTTAACAG TGAATTTCGTCTTATTCATGAGCTATGTTTATATGTCCTATCTGCAACACAAAGACCTGAGCTCATCCGTGCTACACTGGCTACACTTCATGCTTTCTTATCATGGATACCAGTGGGCTTCATATTTGAGTCACCTTTG CTGGAGACATTACTGAAGTTCTTTCCTATGGCTGCTTATCGGAACCTTACACTCCAGTGCCTTACAGAG GTCGCTGCTCTTCAGTTTGGTGATTTTTATAATGTGCAGTATGTGAAGATGTATACGATTTTCATGATGCAGTTGCAG GCTATTCTTCCTCCTGGAACAATTCCTGATGCTTATGCTAATGGCTCCAGTGAAGAACAG GCATTCATACAAAATCTAGCTCTTTTTTTCACTTCTTTCTTCAAG AATCACATGCGCATATTGGAGGCATCTCCAGAAAATAGAGCTGCATTACTTCTGGGCCTTGAGTACCTCATTGGAATTTCATATGTTGATGACACAGAGGTTTTTAAG GTGTGTTTGGATTACTGGAATGTGTTTGTTTTAGAGCTATTTGAAGCACACAATCAAATGGAGCCTGCAGCATCTGTAAACATGATGGGACTTCAG GCTCAGATGCTCCCTGGAGTTGATGGCACCATCACAGCTGTTCAGCAGAGGCGTCAGCTTTACTCAGGCCCACTATCAAAATTACGAATGTTGATGATTTGTCGGATGGCAAAACCAGAGGAGGTACTGATTGTGGAAGATGAAAATGGGAATATTGTACGTGAAACAATGAAAGACAACGATGTTCTTGTCCAGTATAAG ATTATGAGGGAAACACTGATCTACTTGTCTCATCTTGATCATGAGGATACAGAGCAGCAA ATGCTGAAGAAATTGAGTAAGCAATTAAATGGAGAAGACTGGAGTTGGAATAACCTCAATACTCTCTGCTGGGCAATCGGATCAATATCTGGTTCTATGGTGGAGGAACAG GAAAATAGGTTCTTGGTAATGGTTATTCGCGATTTATTAAATCTCTGTGAAATCACAAAGGGGAAGGATAATAAAGCTGTGATTGCCAGTAACATCAT GTATGTTGTTGGTCAGTACCCAAGATTTCTCAGGGCTCATTGGAAGTTCTTGAAAACGGTGGTTAACAAACTATTTGAGTTCATGCATGAGATGCATCCTGGAGTTCAG GATATGGCGTGTGATACTTTTCTGAAAATTGTTCAGAAATGCAAGCGCAAATTTGTCACACAACAG GTGGGCGAGAACGAACCATTTGTTTCTGAACTGTTGTCCAGCCTTGCCACGACAATTGGTGATCTTGAGCCGCACCAGATTCATACGTTTTATGAATCG GTTGGCCACATGATTCAAGCTGAATCTGATAACACTAAGAGAGATGAATACCTCAAAAGACTGATGAGCCTCCCTAATCAG AAATGGGCCGAGATAATTGGACAGGCAAGCCAAAGCATTGATATCCTGAAGAACCAGGATGTTATTAGATCTGTTCTTAACATCCTGCAG ACAAACACAAGTGTTGCTAGCTCACTTGGACCACACTTTTTCCCGCAAATTTCCCTAATCTTTCTTGACATGTTGACAGTTTACAG AATGTACAGTGAGCTTGTATCAAGCACCATTGCTGAAGGGGGACCTTTTGCCTCAAGGACCTCCTTTGTAAAACTCCTTAG ATCTGTCAAGAGGGAAACATTGAAATTGATTGAGACTTTTGTGGACAAAGCTGAAGATCTACCACACATTGGGAAACAGTTTGTTCCTCCTATGATGGATCCTATTCTTGCTGACTATGCTAGAAATGTTCCCGATGCTAGGGAATCTGAAGTTCTGTCCCTGTTTGCGACGATCATAAACAA ATACAAAGGTGAAATGCTTGAAGACGTGCCTCGCATATTTGAGGCTGTTTTCCAGTGCACTCTTGAG ATGATCACTAAAAACTTTGAAGATTACCCGGAGCATCGCCTCAAATTTTTCTCTTTGCTTCGTGCGATTGGCACCCATTGCTTCCAAGCATTAATTCAGCTTTCAAGTCAG CAATTgaaacttgtgattgactctaTCAACTGGGCATTTAGACATACAGAGAGAAACATCGCAGAGACTGGTCTCAGTCTATTGCTGGAAATTTTAAAGAACTTTCAG GCCTCAGGATTCCAAAATCAATTCTACAAAACTTATTTTTTGAATATTGAACAAGAGATCTTTGCAGTTCTGACAGACACATTCCACAAGCCTGGTTTCAAgcttcatgttttggtgctgcaGCACTTATTTTGTGTG GTTGATGGTCTGACGGAGCCTCTCTGGGATGCATCCTCAGTACCATACCAATATACTGACAACGCTATGTTTGTCCGAGATTACACAATAAAACTTTTAGGTTCATCATTTCCCAACATGACACCTACTGAG GTTACAAAATTTGTTGATGGGCTTCTTAGTTCAAAACATGACCTTCCAAGCTTCAAAAACCATATTAGGGATTTCCTGGTGCAATCAAAGGAGTTCTCGGCTCAG GATAATAAGGATTTGTATGCTGAAGAGGCTGCTGCACAAAGAGAGAGGGAGCGTCAACGAATGCTTGCCATTCCAGGGCTTATTGCCCCAAGCGAATTACAAGATGAGATGGTTGATTCATAA
- the LOC4334850 gene encoding uncharacterized protein — MSSWMQHRRRSWTARLLSSASLPPVRLLVFFAIVIFFLSVSSYVDYKAIERRAEIGLRVFAAPLAAVTIFLLFLVLQHRRRYWTLRRQVHHHHAYADQAEAAGSGSPWVVALLLLLLLLMLSFQSSVHSIWFRPLWDSADY, encoded by the coding sequence ATGTCGTCGTGGATGCAGCACAGGCGGCGGTCGTGGACGGCGCGGTTGCTGTCCTCCGCGTCGCTCCCGCCGGTGCGCCTGCTCGTCTTCTTCGCCatcgtcatcttcttcctctccgtCTCCTCCTACGTCGACTACAAGGCCATCGAGCGCCGTGCGGAGATCGGCCTCCGCGTCTTCGccgccccgctcgccgccgtcaccatcttcctcctctttctcgtCCTCCAGCATCGACGCCGCTACTGGACGCTGCGCCGCCAAGTACACCACCACCATGCATATGCTGATCAGGCCGAGGCTGCAGGGAGCGGGTCGCCGTGGGTtgtggcgctgctgctgctgctgttgctgctcatGCTCTCCTTCCAATCCTCTGTCCATTCCATCTGGTTCAGGCCTCTCTGGGATTCTGCTGATTACTAG
- the LOC4334851 gene encoding uncharacterized protein, with amino-acid sequence MAAAAASLVSLPLLSAIFGAAIALLFLSGYLRRKRAAIAHLPPSATAAAPDQPKQVRPSNQNQPKKGHQRSHHAVDKDAAKKHHHLDVNTLRGHTDSVTALHFSDDACNLATVCADGAVRVFRVDDVSSKSFKILRINLPAGAHPTAIAFSQGASSVVVAAQALLGSSLYMYADVGAPPAGGNKQQGKLSPPEIKWEHRKIHGKESVLNLAAARATYGTGDGSTILISCSEATDIKIWHGKSGKELGTVDTNQLKNNMADISPNGRFIAAAAFTADVKVWEIVYSKDSSVKEVNKVMQLKGHKSAVTCLCFALNSEQIITASKDGTIRVWNINVRYHLDEDPKTLRVLPIPLHDSKGSVCQYDHMSVSPDEKVLATTSGSTLQWLCVETGAVLDTAEKAHEGDITGIAWAPRTIPNGGTPAFVLATAGVDKKVKLWLAPKAIST; translated from the exons atggcggcggcggcggcgagtctgGTGTCCCTGCCCCTCCTCTCGGCCATCttcggcgccgccatcgccctcctcttcctctccggaTACCTCCGCCGCAagcgcgccgccatcgcccatcTCCCCccttccgccaccgccgccgccccggacCAGCCCAAGCAAGTTCGACCATCCAACCAGAACCAGCCTAAGAAGGGACACCAGCGATCTCACCACGCCGTCGATAAG GACGCCGCAAAAAAGCACCATCATCTTGATGTCAACACTTTGAGGGGGCATACTGATTCAGTCACAGCACTTCATTTCTCCGATGATGCCTGCAACCTGGCCACCG TATGTGCGGATGGAGCTGTCAGAGTATTCAGGGTTGATGATGTCTCAAGCAAGAGCTTtaa AATTCTGAGGATCAACTTGCCCGCTGGGGCACATCCTACAGCTATTGCTTTCTCACAAGGGGCATCATCAGTTGTTGTGGCAGCGCAAGCACTTTTAGGCTCATCTCTCTACATGTATGCGGATGTTGGTGCTCCTCCAGCTGGCGGAAACAAACAGCAGGGCAAGCTTTCTCCCCCTGAGATAAAGTGGGAACACCGTAAGATTCACGGCAAGGAGTCAGTGCTGAATCTTGCGGCAGCTCGTGCAACCTATGGGACTGGTGATGGCAGCACAATATTGATTTCTTGCTCTGAAG CAACTGATATCAAAATTTGGCATGGGAAAAGTGGAAAGGAGTTGGGAACAGTCGACACCAATCAATTGAAAAATAATATGGCTGATATATCCCCAAATGGCCGTTTCATAGCTGCTGCAGCTTTTACAGCTGATGTCAAG GTGTGGGAGATTGTTTATTCAAAGGATAGCTCTGTGAAGGAGGTCAATAAAGTTATGCAACTTAAGGGTCACAAA AGCGCTGTTACTTGCCTGTGTTTCGCTCTGAATTCTGAGCAGATTATTACAGCTTCCAAAGATGGTACAATTCGAGTATGGAACATTAATG TAAGGTACCATCTTGATGAAGACCCTAAAACCTTGAGAGTTTTGCCAATTCCTCTCCATGATTCAAAAGGTTCTGTTTGCCAGTATGATCACATGAGTGTATCTCCTGATGAGAAAGTTCTGGCCACGACAAGTGGATCAACGCTGCAATGGTTATGTGTGGAAACTGGTGCAGTTCTTGATACAGCTGAGAAAGCACATGAAG GTGATATAACTGGCATTGCCTGGGCTCCACGAACAATTCCAAATG gTGGAACTCCTGCTTTTGTTTTAGCGACTGCTGGAGTGGACAAAAAGGTGAAGCTGTGGTTAGCTCCTAAGGCTATTTCAACCTGA
- the LOC4334852 gene encoding protein PSK SIMULATOR 1 yields the protein MPMAIESWLTKVRSAIISSKPSPSSSSSSSWRSKTVGILALEVATLMSKLVHLWRSLADAALARLRHHLINLDGVRKLVSHHDAALLALACAELTDALRVAAHSVAALATRCADPFLRDFADAFADFADTGRDPHRWVSTWKDMDTRAHKMDKQVAATSALRTAMEDLADAEHGLRKLLQTSSSRRLSATNISLAAEQQQLIFAKKQEVKHLKQTSLWSSTFDAVVSSLARAAFTILARIKLVFGAAHDHRPTTTPLHRSLTLSSAVHPSSVDVQVQPPVSRKSMSMDMGMGEALYLERQRQSGLLERSAAALVPPPGTLGAAALAPRYAWVIISIERMARSPRLVGAEERDELYGMLTASVRAQLRARLSGTVAAAEPGLAGQWRAAVGGILEWLAPMAHATVRWQAERSLEQQRKTTREMETQTLVVQTLQMAERGKVEAAVAELLVGLNYLCRFHKEITTCRTRTCHHDDAP from the coding sequence ATGCCCATGGCCATCGAGTCATGGCTCACCAAGGTCCGCTCCGCCATCATCTCTTCCAAACCCagcccctcgtcgtcgtcgtcgtcgtcttggaGGTCGAAGACGGTCGGTATCCTGGCCTTGGAGGTGGCCACCCTCATGTCCAAACTTGTCCACCTCTGGCGAtccctcgccgacgccgccctcgcccgcctccgccaccacctcATCAACCTTGACGGCGTCCGCAAGCTCGTCTCCCACCAcgacgccgccctcctcgccctcgcctgCGCTGAGCTCACCGACGCCCTACGTGTCGCCGCCCACtccgtcgccgcgctcgccacCCGCTGCGCGGATCCCTTCCTCCGCGACTTCGCCGACGCCTTCGCGGACTTCGCCGACACTGGCCGCGACCCTCACCGGTGGGTGTCCACATGGAAGGACATGGACACCAGGGCGCACAAGATGGACAAGCaagtcgccgccacctccgccctcCGGACTGCCATGGAGGACCTGGCCGACGCCGAGCACGGACTCCGGAAGCTCCTCCAGACCAGCAGCAGTCGTCGCCTCTCCGCCACCAACATCTCGCTGGcggcggagcagcagcagctcattTTCGCCAAGAAGCAGGAGGTGAAGCACCTCAAGCAAACCTCCCTCTGGTCCTCCACCTTCGACGCCGTCGTCTCCTCGCTCGCGCGGGCCGCGTTCACCATCCTCGCGCGCATCAAGCTCGTCTTCGGCGCCGCCCACGATCACCGCCCGACGACGACACCGCTGCACCGGAGCCTCAccctctcctccgccgtccACCCGTCCTCCGTCGACGTGCAAGTGCAACCGCCGGTGTCGCGCAAGTCCATGTCCATGGATATGGGCATGGGGGAGGCGCTGTACTTGGAGAGGCAGAGGCAGAGCGGGCTGTTGGagcgcagcgcggcggcgctggtgccgccgccggggacgctGGGCGCGGCCGCGTTGGCGCCGCGCTACGCCTGGGTGATAATCTCGATCGAGAGGATGGCGCGGTCGCCGCGGCTGGTGGGGGCGGAGGAGCGGGACGAGCTGTACGGCATGCTGACGGCGAGCGTGCGCGCGCAGCTTCGAGCGAGGCTGAGtgggacggtggcggcggcggagccggggCTGGCGGGGcagtggcgggcggcggtgggagggatCCTGGAGTGGCTGGCCCCGATGGCGCACGCGACGGTGCGGTGGCAGGCGGAGCGAAGCTTGGAGCAgcagaggaagacgacgagggAGATGGAGACTCAGACGCTGGTGGTGCAGACGCTGCAAATGGCGGAGCGCGggaaggtggaggcggcggtggcggagctgcTGGTGGGCCTCAACTACCTCTGCCGCTTTCACAAGGAGATCACCACCTGCCGTACCCGTACGTGCCACCACGACGATGCACCATGA
- the LOC4334853 gene encoding uncharacterized protein, which produces MAPPPPCCVLVVRCCSGSLPSPPPPPPPRPSPSNNLRIARREFVLRSSELATLAAIFHLSGTKPRYLGVQKSPPSLALCPATNNCVSTCEDITDSIHYAPPWNYNPKDGRRAKPITKHEAINQLIQVVTQTKPDNFTPRLVEKTDDYVRVEYESPIFGFVDDVEFWFPPGNKSIVQYRSASRSGFIDFNANKKRVKALRLALENKGWASESTI; this is translated from the exons atggcgccgccgccgccgtgttgtgtgctagtggtACGCTGCTGTTCCGGATccctcccttcgccgccgccgccgccgccgcccagacCCTCTCCCTCCAACAACCTCAGAATCGCCAGAAG AGAGTTTGTGCTGAGGAGCAGTGAGCTCGCCACGCTCGCTGCCATCTTCCACTTGAG CGGCACGAAGCCAAGGTACCTGGGCGTGCAGAAGAGTCCTCCATCGCTGGCTCTGTGCCCTGCCACCAACAATTGCGTTTCCACTTGTGAGGACATCACTGACTCCATTCACTACGCTCCCCCATG GAACTATAACCCCAAGGACGGACGCAGGGCTAAACCCATCACCAAACATGAAGCCATCAACCAGCTCATTCAAGTC GTCACACAAACAAAGCCTGACAACTTCACTCCTCGCCTAGTAGAGAAAACAGATGACTATGTTCGAGTTGAATACGAGAGTCCTATATTCGGG TTTGTAGATGATGTGGAGTTCTGGTTCCCTCCTGGTAACAAATCCATTGTTCAGTACCGATCAGCATCTCGATCAGGATTCATTGACTTCAACGCCAACAAGAAAAGAGTCaag GCGCTCAGGTTGGCACTGGAAAACAAAGGCTGGGCTTCAGAAAGCACCATCTGA